A single window of Eleginops maclovinus isolate JMC-PN-2008 ecotype Puerto Natales chromosome 19, JC_Emac_rtc_rv5, whole genome shotgun sequence DNA harbors:
- the crip2 gene encoding cysteine-rich protein 2 isoform X2 has product MSSKCPKCEKTVYFAEKVSSLGKDWHKMCLKCDRCNKLLNAGGHAEHDGRPYCHKPCYAALFGPKGVNIGGAGSYVYDAPANNNPTSVDSAPKAEEKRVFVPKAAPKAGSITTFSGEANLCPRCSKKVYFAEKVTSLGKDWHRPCLRCERCSKTLAPGSHAEHDGQPYCHKPCYAVLFGPKGVNTGGVGSYIYEKEPSAVTQP; this is encoded by the exons CTGAAAAGGTGTCATCGCTGGGGAAGGACTGGCACAAGATGTGTCTCAAGTGTGACCGCTGCAACAAGCTCCTGAACGCCGGAGGCCACGCTGAG CACGACGGACGGCCCTACTGCCACAAACCGTGCTATGCTGCCCTCTTTGGGCCAAAAG GCGTAAACATCGGTGGAGCCGGCTCTTATGTGTACGATGCTCCAGCCAACAACAACCCCACCAGTGTGGATTCGGCCCCAAAAGCTGAAGAGAAGCGAGTGTTCGTCCCCAAGGCAGCACCCAAAG CTGGAAGCATCACCACCTTTTCTGGAGAGGCCAACCTGTGTCCCCGATGCAGCAAGAAGGTCTATTTTG CTGAGAAGGTGACATCACTGGGTAAGGACTGGCATCGACCCTGTCTGCGCTGTGAGAGGTGCAGCAAGACTCTGGCTCCTGGCAGCCATGCAGAG CATGACGGCCAGCCCTACTGCCACAAACCCTGCTACGCTGTCCTCTTCGGGCCCAAAG GCGTGAACACTGGTGGTGTTGGCAGCTACATCTATGAAAAGGAGCCCAGTGCAGTGACCCAGCCTTGA
- the crip2 gene encoding cysteine-rich protein 2 isoform X1, with product MSSKCPKCEKTVYFAEKVSSLGKDWHKMCLKCDRCNKLLNAGGHAEHDGRPYCHKPCYAALFGPKGVNIGGAGSYVYDAPANNNPTSVDSAPKAEEKRVFVPKAAPKAAGSITTFSGEANLCPRCSKKVYFAEKVTSLGKDWHRPCLRCERCSKTLAPGSHAEHDGQPYCHKPCYAVLFGPKGVNTGGVGSYIYEKEPSAVTQP from the exons CTGAAAAGGTGTCATCGCTGGGGAAGGACTGGCACAAGATGTGTCTCAAGTGTGACCGCTGCAACAAGCTCCTGAACGCCGGAGGCCACGCTGAG CACGACGGACGGCCCTACTGCCACAAACCGTGCTATGCTGCCCTCTTTGGGCCAAAAG GCGTAAACATCGGTGGAGCCGGCTCTTATGTGTACGATGCTCCAGCCAACAACAACCCCACCAGTGTGGATTCGGCCCCAAAAGCTGAAGAGAAGCGAGTGTTCGTCCCCAAGGCAGCACCCAAAG CAGCTGGAAGCATCACCACCTTTTCTGGAGAGGCCAACCTGTGTCCCCGATGCAGCAAGAAGGTCTATTTTG CTGAGAAGGTGACATCACTGGGTAAGGACTGGCATCGACCCTGTCTGCGCTGTGAGAGGTGCAGCAAGACTCTGGCTCCTGGCAGCCATGCAGAG CATGACGGCCAGCCCTACTGCCACAAACCCTGCTACGCTGTCCTCTTCGGGCCCAAAG GCGTGAACACTGGTGGTGTTGGCAGCTACATCTATGAAAAGGAGCCCAGTGCAGTGACCCAGCCTTGA